A segment of the Candidatus Woesearchaeota archaeon genome:
AACATCATTTTGTTCTTTCAGTTTCTTTTCATTTGTCCAAATAGGGCAGTTTAGATAGAGTGCTAAAGCAAAATAAACCATATCTTTAGGATCTGGACAGATTTTATCGGCTTTTTCCCTATAACTAAGAAAGTCTTGCTCAGGAATTATTTGAATACTATGAGCAAGTATGGTTAAAAGCCATTCGTATTCTTCTCTTATTAAACTTGATTTACTCATAAGTTCTTCTTTGTTTTGTTCTAGTTCTTCAAAAAGTAATTGAGGTGCAAAAATACTTAATCTACTGTCAAAAAATAGATCAATAGGTTTTCCT
Coding sequences within it:
- a CDS encoding PIN domain-containing protein, producing MQVIIDANVIIAMLVKPGKPIDLFFDSRLSIFAPQLLFEELEQNKEELMSKSSLIREEYEWLLTILAHSIQIIPEQDFLSYREKADKICPDPKDMVYFALALYLNCPIWTNEKKLKEQNDVTIYATHELIRMFEIN